A single window of Synechococcus sp. C9 DNA harbors:
- the atpB gene encoding F0F1 ATP synthase subunit A: MVWMWNGLLGAPLASLEVGEHLYWELGNLKIHGQVFITSWIVMALLIGAALLGTRNAQRVPQGWQNFMEYVLDFVRTLTRNQLGEKEYRAWLPFVGTLFLFIFTCNWTGILVPWKLIELPAGELAASTNDINTTAALALLTSLAYFYAGFSRKGLLGYFKGYLYPSPIMLPFKIIEDFTKPLSLSFRLFGNILADELVVGVLVLLVPVLLPVPLMVLGLFLSGIQALIFATLASTYIAEALEDHEHEEEAEIA, from the coding sequence ATGGTTTGGATGTGGAATGGACTGCTGGGAGCACCTCTGGCCAGTCTGGAGGTGGGGGAGCATTTGTACTGGGAACTGGGAAATCTGAAAATTCACGGGCAGGTGTTTATCACGTCCTGGATTGTGATGGCATTGCTGATTGGGGCTGCGCTTTTGGGAACTCGTAACGCCCAACGGGTGCCGCAGGGGTGGCAAAATTTCATGGAATACGTGCTGGATTTTGTGCGAACCTTGACCCGCAATCAGTTGGGGGAAAAGGAATACCGGGCGTGGTTGCCGTTTGTGGGGACGCTGTTTTTGTTCATTTTTACCTGTAATTGGACGGGGATTTTGGTGCCCTGGAAGCTGATCGAACTCCCGGCGGGGGAATTGGCGGCAAGTACGAACGATATTAATACAACGGCGGCGTTGGCACTGTTAACCTCTTTGGCGTATTTTTATGCGGGGTTCAGCCGCAAGGGGCTGTTGGGGTATTTCAAGGGGTATTTGTACCCATCGCCGATCATGTTGCCCTTCAAGATTATTGAGGATTTCACCAAGCCTTTGTCCCTGAGTTTCCGTTTGTTCGGGAATATCCTGGCGGATGAGTTGGTGGTGGGGGTGCTGGTGCTGTTGGTGCCAGTGCTGTTGCCCGTGCCGTTAATGGTGCTGGGGCTGTTCCTGAGTGGGATTCAGGCGTTGATCTTTGCCACCTTGGCTTCCACCTACATCGCCGAAGCCCTGGAGGATCACGAACACGAAGAAGAAGCCGAAATCGCCTAA
- a CDS encoding DUF1345 domain-containing protein, which produces MNRQKILALTHPKWRMVYALSIAGFTWGFLSLLTNLHGNFIYLITYNLAVLGYLLAFFIRINVASVEDTYRFIRHQEPSNWVILVSVVILSWASIMSLVSLAETPKDWTRLESGVHIFLSILALFSSWVLVNVFFALHYARLYYFSQGKHLAVEQSTEVDRGLLFSEETLPNYWDFMYQSFVIAMTFATADVNIARKDIRVLALFHGVFSFMYNLIILGLVVNYISNLFGN; this is translated from the coding sequence ATGAACCGGCAAAAGATTTTAGCCTTGACTCATCCCAAATGGCGGATGGTGTACGCCCTGAGCATTGCGGGGTTCACCTGGGGGTTTTTATCCCTATTGACAAACCTACATGGAAATTTTATTTATCTGATTACCTACAATTTGGCGGTGCTGGGCTATTTGTTGGCTTTTTTTATACGGATTAATGTGGCTTCTGTGGAGGATACCTATCGGTTTATTCGCCATCAGGAACCCAGTAATTGGGTGATTTTAGTTTCAGTCGTTATCCTTTCTTGGGCAAGTATTATGTCTTTGGTGAGTTTGGCGGAAACGCCCAAGGATTGGACAAGGTTGGAATCGGGAGTGCATATTTTTTTATCCATTTTAGCCCTCTTTTCTTCCTGGGTATTGGTCAATGTTTTTTTTGCTTTACACTATGCTAGGCTCTATTATTTTTCCCAGGGGAAACATTTAGCGGTGGAGCAATCTACGGAGGTGGATCGGGGGTTGCTCTTTTCGGAAGAGACATTGCCTAATTACTGGGATTTTATGTATCAGTCCTTTGTGATTGCCATGACGTTTGCCACTGCGGATGTGAATATTGCCCGGAAAGATATTCGGGTATTGGCACTTTTTCATGGGGTTTTTTCGTTTATGTATAATTTGATTATTTTGGGCTTGGTGGTGAATTATATTTCTAATTTGTTTGGTAATTAG
- the trpE gene encoding anthranilate synthase component I: protein MNSAMDWEQFQRLSERGNFIPVYQQCPADLDTPVSAWYRVCRGQPYSFLLESVEGGERIGRYSVLGCDPLWVLTAWGEDCRQVFRDGSEQRWSGHPFAVIQKCLAPYQPVSVPELPPGLGGLFGFWGYELIRWIEPTVPVVAGGDLPDGCWLQMDHLLVFDQVRRHIWAVAYGDVRGGDVRSAYEYAQDKVQQLLAKLQQPLAPATTRMVWQPGIRSVEIASDTTAEGFQTGVARAKEYIYQGDIFQVVLSQELSTSYSGDPFLLYRSLRLVNPSPYMAFFQFGDWQLIGSSPEVMVKTEGRLATLRPIAGTRPRGHTPAEDERLAQELLRDPKEVAEHVMLVDLARNDLGRVAERGTVRVDQMMVIEKYSHVMHIVSNVIGRLAPEYSAWDALQACFPAGTVSGAPKIRAMQLIYELEHRQRGPYAGCYGYYDFEGQLNTAITLRTMVVHQGRVRVRAGAGVVADSDPQREYQETWNKARGLLTAIAALG, encoded by the coding sequence ATGAACAGTGCCATGGATTGGGAGCAGTTTCAACGTTTGAGCGAGCGGGGTAATTTTATCCCGGTGTATCAACAGTGTCCTGCGGATTTGGATACGCCGGTGTCGGCTTGGTATCGGGTGTGTCGGGGTCAGCCCTATAGTTTTTTGCTGGAATCGGTGGAGGGCGGGGAGCGCATCGGTCGGTACAGTGTGCTGGGGTGTGACCCCCTGTGGGTATTGACGGCTTGGGGGGAGGACTGTCGGCAGGTGTTTCGGGATGGGAGTGAGCAACGGTGGTCGGGGCACCCTTTTGCGGTGATCCAAAAATGTTTGGCGCCCTATCAGCCGGTGTCAGTGCCGGAGTTGCCGCCGGGGTTGGGGGGGCTGTTCGGGTTTTGGGGCTATGAACTGATTCGCTGGATTGAACCGACGGTGCCGGTGGTGGCGGGGGGGGACTTACCCGATGGCTGTTGGTTGCAGATGGATCACCTGTTGGTGTTTGACCAGGTGCGGCGGCACATTTGGGCGGTGGCGTATGGGGATGTGCGGGGGGGGGATGTGCGTTCTGCGTATGAATATGCTCAGGACAAAGTCCAGCAGTTGTTAGCCAAATTACAGCAACCCTTGGCACCGGCAACCACCCGCATGGTCTGGCAACCGGGGATACGGTCTGTGGAGATTGCCAGCGATACCACGGCGGAGGGGTTTCAAACGGGGGTGGCACGGGCGAAAGAGTATATCTACCAGGGGGACATTTTTCAGGTGGTGTTGTCCCAGGAACTCAGTACATCGTACTCAGGCGACCCCTTTTTGCTCTACCGTTCCCTGCGCTTGGTGAATCCTTCGCCCTACATGGCGTTTTTCCAGTTTGGGGATTGGCAGTTGATCGGCTCTAGCCCGGAGGTGATGGTGAAAACGGAGGGGCGGTTGGCGACGCTGCGACCGATTGCGGGAACCCGCCCCCGGGGGCATACGCCTGCGGAGGATGAACGGTTGGCGCAGGAATTGCTTAGGGATCCGAAGGAAGTGGCGGAACACGTGATGTTGGTGGATTTGGCGCGCAATGATTTGGGGCGGGTGGCAGAGCGGGGGACGGTGCGGGTGGATCAGATGATGGTGATTGAAAAGTACTCCCATGTGATGCACATTGTCAGTAATGTAATTGGCAGGTTAGCCCCGGAATATAGTGCTTGGGATGCCCTGCAAGCCTGTTTTCCGGCGGGGACGGTCAGCGGTGCCCCCAAAATTCGGGCGATGCAGTTGATTTATGAATTGGAGCATCGGCAGCGGGGGCCCTATGCGGGCTGTTATGGGTACTACGATTTTGAGGGGCAGTTGAACACGGCGATTACCCTGCGGACGATGGTGGTGCACCAGGGGCGGGTGCGGGTGCGGGCGGGGGCGGGGGTGGTGGCGGATTCGGACCCCCAGCGGGAATATCAGGAAACCTGGAATAAGGCGAGGGGGTTGCTGACGGCGATTGCGGCGTTAGGATGA
- a CDS encoding PrsW family glutamic-type intramembrane protease has product MPMIILEWQADNRIHRREMAMGNPSQVIRLGRDPNLCDVVFSDPTVSGLQAEIAWDGQGVYLRCLRESNPPWVDGQRLGSTPVPLKSGSVVRLGRTQIKVISVGATPADSTDLSLSQLIPVLGSGQALAHKAHLVPAAVTVIGVIILFSTIGNPTLFNACLAFLLGIGGFYFIYQLCGKSKPWWAMVLVGLMTVILLVSPVWSLFVLIFREILPGNLNASSQSFTVQFTSHFFGAGLLEELLKALPIFLFWGLGMLLPLRARSRIGVVEPLDGIIYGAASALGFTWLETMGEYVPGIVEEVGQQAGTVAGELVGLQLLIPRILGSVAGHMAYSGYFGYGIGLAALKPKYAWLVIPSAYLGASVVHALWNASDTIGIWAAAVVGILAYVMLSAAILKARQLSPNRHENFATSLVNKTRP; this is encoded by the coding sequence ATGCCCATGATTATCCTGGAATGGCAGGCAGATAACCGCATCCATCGCCGCGAAATGGCTATGGGAAATCCGTCCCAGGTGATCCGTTTGGGGCGTGACCCAAATCTGTGTGATGTGGTTTTTAGCGACCCGACGGTTTCGGGATTGCAGGCGGAAATTGCTTGGGATGGGCAAGGGGTGTACTTGCGTTGTCTGCGGGAATCCAATCCCCCTTGGGTGGATGGGCAACGCTTGGGCAGTACGCCGGTGCCGTTGAAAAGTGGTAGTGTGGTGCGTCTGGGGCGGACGCAGATCAAAGTCATCAGTGTGGGGGCAACCCCAGCAGACTCGACGGATTTGAGTTTGAGCCAGTTGATTCCGGTGCTGGGGAGTGGGCAGGCTCTAGCGCACAAAGCCCATTTGGTACCGGCGGCGGTGACGGTAATTGGGGTCATTATTTTATTTTCCACGATTGGGAATCCGACCTTATTTAATGCCTGTTTGGCGTTTTTGTTGGGGATCGGTGGGTTTTATTTTATTTATCAACTCTGTGGTAAATCCAAACCCTGGTGGGCGATGGTCTTGGTGGGGTTAATGACGGTCATACTTTTGGTTAGCCCGGTCTGGAGCTTGTTTGTGTTAATTTTTCGAGAAATTTTACCAGGGAATTTGAATGCGAGTAGCCAGAGTTTTACGGTGCAATTTACGTCCCATTTTTTTGGGGCGGGGTTGTTGGAGGAATTATTAAAAGCTCTGCCAATTTTCCTATTTTGGGGGCTGGGGATGCTCCTGCCACTGCGGGCACGCTCCCGGATTGGGGTGGTGGAACCGTTGGATGGGATTATTTATGGGGCGGCTTCGGCGCTGGGGTTCACTTGGCTGGAGACGATGGGGGAGTACGTGCCGGGGATTGTGGAGGAGGTGGGACAGCAGGCGGGCACGGTGGCGGGGGAACTGGTGGGGTTGCAGTTGCTGATTCCCCGGATTTTGGGTTCGGTGGCAGGGCACATGGCTTATAGTGGCTATTTTGGCTATGGGATTGGCTTGGCGGCGTTGAAACCGAAGTACGCTTGGCTGGTGATTCCCTCGGCGTATTTGGGGGCATCGGTGGTTCATGCCCTCTGGAATGCTTCGGATACGATTGGCATTTGGGCGGCGGCGGTGGTGGGGATTTTAGCCTATGTGATGCTCTCGGCGGCAATTTTGAAGGCACGGCAACTTTCCCCGAACCGCCATGAGAATTTTGCCACTAGCCTGGTCAACAAAACTCGCCCATGA
- a CDS encoding heavy-metal-associated domain-containing protein, with product MTSTQPRPTQGFAQSIPVSASISVEQIHYQVKHWLPGRFRLYVPQVAYDESYRRRLEQGLTKVLGVQEVRVNPDARAVVVDYNPDMPVAQVQEEIFGVIQNPPAHLQGAVPATHEINYGEPVVLNVRNKT from the coding sequence ATGACCAGTACCCAACCCCGTCCTACCCAAGGTTTTGCACAATCTATTCCAGTTTCTGCCAGTATTTCCGTTGAACAAATTCATTACCAAGTCAAGCATTGGTTGCCCGGGCGGTTTCGTCTGTATGTGCCCCAGGTGGCCTACGACGAGTCCTATCGGCGGCGGTTGGAACAGGGGTTGACGAAGGTGCTGGGGGTGCAGGAGGTGCGGGTGAACCCGGATGCCCGGGCGGTGGTGGTGGACTATAACCCGGATATGCCGGTGGCGCAGGTGCAGGAGGAGATTTTCGGGGTGATCCAAAATCCGCCAGCCCATCTCCAGGGCGCAGTTCCCGCTACCCACGAAATTAACTATGGGGAACCAGTAGTGTTGAATGTCCGTAATAAAACTTAA
- a CDS encoding transposase: protein MRRQIQGLIKPLLNLLPKNDYPVLDTRLFVLIWMHFILDARVATMRGLFFLLNHLNFKVDISTFSKACKHRSTEPFQVILRELQKRLKHHQGEFKHLFPLDSTIITLTSKLFWHYKQVKLTLGLDINEGNIGDESIIFGKTNDHKIGHLVIGTIPENAVGIMDRGFASWKLMDEMCKRNTLFIVRIRNNMKLQPDNPDIRVIQFFNEEENTEYRLATNVTSMTDEEICSAYRLRWRIELLWKALKMHLKLDRIITKNENGVRLQIYAVLIGYLILRLLEIGHNKTYELIDKLRYLQIEIGRHCSFMELVGVEPLVG from the coding sequence ATGAGACGACAAATTCAGGGACTTATCAAGCCCTTGCTGAACCTTCTTCCCAAAAACGACTATCCAGTCTTGGATACTCGCTTGTTTGTACTCATATGGATGCACTTCATTTTAGATGCAAGAGTCGCCACCATGCGGGGCTTATTCTTCCTCTTGAATCATCTCAATTTTAAAGTTGACATATCAACGTTTTCTAAGGCGTGTAAACATCGTAGCACCGAGCCGTTTCAAGTGATCCTAAGAGAACTGCAAAAACGGCTTAAACATCATCAAGGTGAATTTAAGCACTTATTCCCATTAGATTCTACCATTATCACCCTGACCAGCAAATTATTCTGGCACTACAAGCAGGTAAAATTGACGCTTGGCCTGGATATAAATGAGGGCAATATCGGTGACGAATCAATTATATTTGGAAAGACTAATGACCATAAAATTGGGCATCTTGTGATTGGGACGATACCTGAGAATGCCGTTGGTATCATGGATAGGGGTTTTGCTTCCTGGAAATTAATGGACGAAATGTGTAAACGAAATACATTGTTTATTGTGCGGATTAGAAATAATATGAAGTTGCAACCTGACAATCCGGATATTCGGGTAATTCAATTTTTTAATGAAGAGGAAAACACAGAATATAGGCTAGCGACTAACGTGACTTCGATGACGGATGAAGAGATTTGTTCAGCCTATCGTTTGCGCTGGCGAATTGAGTTGCTTTGGAAGGCACTAAAGATGCACTTGAAATTGGATAGAATCATTACCAAGAATGAGAATGGTGTGCGGCTACAGATTTATGCCGTATTGATTGGTTATCTAATTTTAAGATTGCTGGAGATAGGTCACAATAAGACCTATGAATTGATTGACAAGTTGCGATATTTACAAATAGAAATAGGCCGACACTGTAGCTTCATGGAACTCGTAGGGGTAGAGCCGCTCGTAGGATAA
- a CDS encoding heavy metal translocating P-type ATPase encodes MGLPVLGLVLSLALMVGFPIPELLVAGLIFVAAVPVFQRAWAGIVEEHQLNIDFLDALALSAHTLQGHYFAPTFMLNLIEGGEVIRDMTARGTDRASLDLLDCLNQTVRVERGGQEVEISVRAVVPGDHVLVYPGDQIPVDGYLLRGTVVVDQCKLTGESVPVRREVGDEVFASTMVVDGTACILTERTGNETRAGMIVSLMESAPVHDTRVENYAALVANQAVVPTLLIGGAVWGFTGDTQRAIALITLDFGTGIRVSVPTAILSALTYAARNGVFIRSGRAIEMLARVDAVVFDKTGTLTRGQATVTEVRLADGCMDTVAGVLELAATAEQGLTHPVAEAIVRHAREKGIEPGSCESWEYRVGMGVVAVIREREILVGSHRLMAQMGVAVQSFEEAHPEIKTGSYSPVYVAADGILLGVILYRDPLRSETPSVIRELKALGITPYMLSGDVKRVAYAVAAEVGIAPGQVYGEAFPERKVEVVKDIHDQGRVVAFCGDGINDSAALAYADASISFGGATDIARETADVVLMENDLRGLIQAIKVARYTMEVIWQNTLIVAVPNLGALLAGIFFALDPILAIVINNGSAILAELNGLRPLLGPGEALPVLYSHLDQEALMIEEEHLHHQQELHS; translated from the coding sequence TTGGGATTACCCGTTTTGGGCTTGGTTTTGAGTTTGGCGCTGATGGTGGGGTTCCCGATCCCGGAACTTCTGGTGGCGGGGTTGATTTTTGTGGCGGCGGTGCCGGTATTCCAACGGGCATGGGCGGGGATCGTCGAGGAACATCAGTTGAATATTGACTTTTTGGATGCGTTGGCGTTGAGTGCCCATACCTTACAAGGTCATTACTTTGCCCCGACGTTCATGCTGAATTTGATCGAGGGCGGCGAGGTGATCCGGGATATGACGGCACGGGGGACGGACAGGGCCAGCCTGGACTTGTTGGATTGTTTGAACCAGACGGTGCGGGTGGAGCGGGGCGGTCAAGAGGTGGAAATTTCCGTGCGGGCGGTGGTGCCGGGGGACCATGTGCTGGTCTATCCGGGGGATCAGATTCCGGTGGATGGCTATCTCCTGCGGGGGACGGTGGTGGTGGACCAGTGCAAGCTCACTGGGGAATCGGTGCCGGTGCGCCGGGAGGTGGGGGATGAGGTGTTTGCCTCAACGATGGTGGTGGACGGGACGGCCTGTATTTTGACGGAGCGGACGGGGAATGAAACCCGGGCGGGGATGATTGTGTCCCTGATGGAATCGGCACCGGTGCATGACACCCGGGTGGAAAATTATGCGGCCTTGGTAGCGAATCAGGCGGTGGTGCCCACGTTGCTGATCGGCGGGGCGGTGTGGGGGTTCACCGGGGATACCCAGCGGGCGATTGCCTTGATTACCTTGGATTTTGGGACGGGGATTCGGGTGTCGGTGCCGACGGCGATTCTTTCGGCCTTGACCTATGCGGCACGCAATGGGGTCTTTATCCGCAGTGGGCGGGCGATTGAGATGTTGGCTCGGGTGGATGCGGTGGTGTTTGACAAAACCGGTACCTTGACCCGGGGACAGGCAACGGTGACGGAGGTACGGCTGGCTGACGGCTGTATGGACACGGTGGCGGGGGTGTTGGAGTTGGCGGCGACGGCGGAGCAGGGGTTGACCCATCCGGTGGCGGAAGCGATTGTGCGTCATGCCCGGGAAAAAGGCATTGAACCGGGGAGTTGCGAAAGTTGGGAATACCGGGTGGGCATGGGGGTGGTGGCGGTGATCCGGGAACGGGAAATCCTGGTGGGCAGTCACCGGCTGATGGCGCAGATGGGGGTGGCGGTGCAGAGTTTTGAGGAGGCACACCCGGAGATTAAAACCGGCAGTTATTCCCCCGTGTATGTAGCCGCTGATGGCATCCTGCTGGGGGTGATTTTGTACCGTGACCCCCTGCGCTCGGAAACCCCCTCGGTGATTCGGGAATTGAAAGCCCTGGGGATCACGCCCTATATGCTCAGCGGCGATGTGAAACGGGTCGCCTATGCGGTGGCGGCGGAGGTGGGGATTGCGCCAGGGCAGGTGTATGGGGAGGCGTTCCCGGAGCGGAAGGTGGAGGTGGTGAAAGACATCCATGACCAGGGACGGGTGGTGGCGTTCTGCGGGGATGGGATCAACGATTCGGCGGCTTTGGCCTATGCGGATGCGTCCATTTCCTTTGGGGGGGCGACGGATATTGCCCGGGAAACGGCGGATGTGGTCTTGATGGAAAATGACCTGCGGGGTTTGATCCAGGCGATCAAGGTGGCGCGGTACACGATGGAGGTGATCTGGCAAAATACCCTGATCGTGGCGGTTCCCAACCTGGGGGCATTGTTGGCGGGGATTTTCTTCGCCCTCGACCCGATTCTCGCCATCGTGATCAACAATGGTTCGGCGATCTTGGCGGAACTGAACGGTCTGCGCCCATTACTCGGGCCGGGGGAAGCATTGCCGGTGCTGTACAGCCACTTGGATCAAGAAGCCCTGATGATTGAGGAAGAGCATTTGCATCACCAACAGGAGTTGCACAGTTAA
- a CDS encoding YiiX/YebB-like N1pC/P60 family cysteine hydrolase, translating to MVNGKLPQASKILGSSIVCLTLCTLGIYYVQHSYRSSFEQETIDWKVIAGELSDGDLVFRTGRDMISRLVLSQGDLPRFSHVGIILRNKSELVVVHAVPQNGKSAGGVIVEPLDTFTAKDNAKDVGFYRAKNINDKARRVIREYSLQQIGKGFDYRFLWNGDDELYCTELVLKAFAKSGINLTTSLPKVRVMLIPEPVYPPDHLSKSSQLESILY from the coding sequence ATGGTGAATGGAAAATTACCGCAGGCAAGTAAAATACTTGGAAGTAGTATAGTATGTTTAACTCTTTGTACTCTTGGAATTTACTATGTTCAGCATTCCTACCGTAGTTCTTTTGAACAGGAAACTATTGATTGGAAAGTGATTGCCGGGGAACTTTCTGATGGTGATCTCGTATTTAGAACTGGGCGAGATATGATTAGCCGTTTGGTGCTTTCGCAAGGAGACTTACCCAGATTTTCCCACGTTGGCATAATTCTTAGAAATAAATCGGAATTGGTCGTGGTGCATGCAGTGCCACAAAATGGTAAATCTGCTGGGGGGGTAATTGTTGAACCACTGGATACATTTACCGCCAAAGATAATGCAAAAGATGTTGGATTTTATCGAGCAAAGAACATTAATGATAAGGCTAGGCGTGTTATTCGTGAGTATAGCCTTCAGCAAATTGGCAAAGGATTTGACTATAGGTTTTTATGGAACGGCGATGATGAATTGTACTGTACAGAATTAGTGCTAAAAGCATTTGCAAAATCAGGCATAAATTTGACAACATCCTTACCAAAAGTGCGGGTCATGCTGATTCCCGAACCAGTGTATCCCCCCGATCACCTTAGCAAATCATCACAATTAGAGTCAATTTTATATTGA
- a CDS encoding DUF4878 domain-containing protein, translating into MKHKKGLTAVAFLVSVFLLASCGRSEESTVEKFYRSLEKGKISEAKGYVSVQVVGLLGDRKLSLALSKESENIRKCGGIKKIEVNLEGSGEIRSGTTKVTFNGDCEPSFQNTKLIKEDGEWKITAGK; encoded by the coding sequence ATGAAGCATAAAAAGGGGTTGACGGCAGTAGCTTTTCTGGTTTCTGTTTTTTTATTAGCTAGTTGTGGGCGTTCTGAGGAGTCAACCGTCGAGAAATTTTACCGTTCTCTCGAGAAAGGCAAAATATCTGAAGCAAAAGGATATGTATCTGTTCAGGTAGTGGGCTTATTGGGGGACAGAAAGCTATCTCTTGCCTTATCGAAAGAGTCAGAAAATATCAGAAAATGTGGGGGAATTAAAAAAATTGAAGTTAACTTAGAAGGCAGTGGAGAGATTCGTTCTGGGACTACAAAGGTAACTTTTAATGGAGATTGTGAACCAAGTTTTCAAAATACAAAACTAATAAAAGAAGATGGTGAATGGAAAATTACCGCAGGCAAGTAA
- a CDS encoding SpoIID/LytB domain-containing protein, which produces MPAQATVIMRVFLTQTGGTLPLGSSTPAQVVDPQGRLVASLAPMERVQSQASGGQVTLGGYKAPFLWLQPSAGGYVYVGDGWYRGRVLLLARNGLSVINYVDLEEYLYSVVGAEMYAHWPASALQAQAVAARSYAVTKRIRPVDRYYDLGTTERHQVYKGVRSEQPTTRAAVNATRGQILTYKGGVVLTQYAANDNIVRDVFGGRGMSQQRAYELAKQQYNYLQILGYFYPGTRLGRIHGY; this is translated from the coding sequence ATGCCCGCCCAGGCGACCGTCATCATGCGGGTTTTTTTGACCCAGACCGGGGGAACATTACCACTGGGCAGTTCCACCCCAGCGCAGGTGGTTGACCCCCAGGGGCGTTTGGTGGCCAGTCTTGCGCCTATGGAGCGGGTACAGAGCCAAGCCAGCGGCGGACAGGTGACTTTGGGGGGGTACAAAGCCCCTTTTTTGTGGCTCCAACCCAGTGCCGGGGGCTATGTTTATGTGGGCGATGGCTGGTATCGGGGGCGGGTGCTACTGTTGGCACGCAACGGGTTGAGTGTGATCAATTATGTGGACTTGGAGGAGTATCTGTACAGCGTCGTGGGGGCGGAAATGTACGCCCACTGGCCCGCATCGGCACTCCAGGCGCAGGCGGTGGCGGCTCGTTCCTATGCGGTGACCAAACGGATTCGGCCGGTGGATAGGTATTACGATCTGGGGACGACCGAACGGCATCAGGTTTACAAAGGGGTGCGTTCCGAACAGCCCACCACCCGAGCGGCGGTCAATGCGACCCGGGGGCAAATACTCACCTACAAGGGCGGCGTGGTCTTGACCCAGTATGCGGCGAATGACAATATCGTTCGGGATGTATTTGGCGGGCGGGGGATGAGTCAGCAGAGGGCGTATGAACTGGCAAAACAGCAGTACAATTACCTGCAAATTTTGGGGTATTTTTATCCCGGCACCCGGTTGGGGCGGATTCATGGGTATTAG
- a CDS encoding PetM family cytochrome b6-f complex subunit 7: protein MAAEIFSHAGVIFGMVLVGVATGFVLIKLTGESSAGRLFKITGKEE, encoded by the coding sequence ATGGCCGCAGAAATTTTTAGCCATGCGGGGGTAATCTTTGGCATGGTATTGGTGGGGGTCGCTACGGGGTTTGTATTGATTAAACTCACCGGGGAATCCTCGGCGGGACGGTTGTTCAAAATTACCGGTAAGGAAGAATAA